One Plasmodium knowlesi strain H genome assembly, chromosome: 10 genomic window carries:
- a CDS encoding KIR protein — protein sequence MRSNCMLVDSPLENMADEQNTGGLQCSVTRTELERYGEELRTVLMPNYYDKDLLDDISQGSCCLSNIYNSSADPHARCHLIYYVVGSILYRRLRDDSLFKQTMEKVGELLGSVLQGKSCEMEKSESGKKLFEFMERWSLYNLTHDSTLKEQGANDQISCERYATYLRDLARACAEVKEHCRNSQINDGECVGIAEENDQGSPEHLLGLIYGIIPKFESTLKAEREQEQCLKHLPSNLGYLSLLNVTDKCNISSVLTKETTTKAAIENSLRQYQGTPHYADKIINTWCYANGLGRSTLSGGEHCRYFYFWLGGILSSVRGEVQIFSSLMKAIYDELAKFGINDGCTNIYEHDNIDNIDIFENMKLIYDYSKDHGTIKQYVENPQGAGFSCAKHYSSYLEKVLSAYENMNAECPLQKEGQSNTNKLWCNDLKTMLAQHSYDELLQLKSSLKNISPPSTTDSTAAITGSAVGGTLFTLGLPLAAFLSYKYDLLPSGIRKFFLRGGNGTRMRRTAFEPNSSTEMENFTEYYTENGSTTIDPTEYSTLAGSSSNLTTTSTENSSILYDEDGPSRSPPLPRKKRGRGNNRRGQNISYHSMER from the exons ATGAGGTCGAA TTGCATGTTGGTCGATTCGCCCTTAGAGAATATGGCCGACGAGCAGAACACAGGGGGGCTCCAGTGCAGTGTCACACGGACGGAATTGGAGCGTTATGGGGAAGAACTGAGGACAGTTTTAATGCCAAACTACTATGATAAGGATCTATTGGATGATATTTCACAGGGCTCGTGTTGTTTATCTAACATATATAATTCCAGTGCCGATCCGCATGCTCGCTGCCATCTTATATATTATGTAGTGGGGAGTATACTATATAGACGGTTAAGGGATGACAGTTTATTTAAACAAACTATGGAGAAAGTGGGGGAATTATTAGGATCAGTCTTACAGGGGAAATCAtgtgaaatggaaaagagtGAGAGTGGTAAGAAACTGTTTGAATTCATGGAAAGGTGGTCCCTGTATAATTTAACCCATGATAGTACTTTGAAAGAACAGGGGGCAAATGACCAAATCAGTTGCGAAAGATATGCGACATACTTAAGGGACCTTGCCAGAGCATGTGCAGAGGTGAAGGAACATTGTAGGAATTCGCAGATTAATGATGGCGAGTGTGTAGGAATTGCAGAGGAAAATGATCAGGGCAGCCCCGAGCATTTATTAGGGTTAATATATGGCATAATTCCCAAGTTCGAGTCTACTTTGAAGGCCGAGAGGGAACAG GAACAATGTTTGAAGCACTTACCTTCAAATTTGGGATATCTTTCACTTCTTAATGTAACAGATAAATGTAATATTAGTTCTGTACTCACTAAGGAAACAACAACGAAGGCTGCAATAGAAAATTCACTGAGGCAGTATCAGGGAACACCGCATTATGCggataaaattataaatacgTGGTGTTACGCAAATGGGTTAGGGAGAAGTACATTGTCAGGCGGGGAACATTGTcgttatttctatttttggTTAGGTGGTATATTATCTAGTGTACGGGGGGAAGTTCAAATTTTCTCCTCACTTATGAAGGCGATATACGATGAATTGGCGAAATTTGGTATTAATGATGGCTGCACTAATATATACGAGCACGACAACATTGACAATATCGACATTTtcgaaaatatgaaattaaTATATGATTATTCTAAGGACCACGGAACTATAAAACAATATGTGGAAAATCCCCAGGGCGCTGGATTTTCCTGTGCTAAACACTATTCTAGTTATTTGGAAAAAGTCCTTTCAGCCTACGAAAATATGAACGCAGAATGCCCACTACAGAAGGAAGGTCAGAGTAATACTAATAAACTATGGTGTAATGATCTTAAAACCATGCTTGCTCAGCATAGTTATGATGAACTGCTACAATTAAAGTCTTccctaaaaaatatatcccccCCGTCCACCACAGACTCTACCGCCGCAATCACCGGCTCTGCCGTGGGTGGTACATTATTCACGCTAGGATTACCATTAGCGGCTTTCCTTTCTTACAAG TATGATCTTTTACCATCTGGAATACGTAAATTCTTCTTAAGAGGCGGAAATGGAACCAGAATGAGAAGAACAGCATTCGAACCGAATTCTAGCacggaaatggaaaatttcacTGAATATTACACGGAAAACGGCTCAACAACAATAGATCCAACAGAATATTCCACACTAGCAGGTTCATCATCTAATTTAACAACAACTTCAACAGAAAACAGTTCTATTTTATATGATGAAGATGGACCATCGCGATCACCACCATTaccgagaaaaaaaaggggaagaggaaataatAGAAGGGGCCAAAATATTAGTTATCATAGTATGGAACGTTGA